The proteins below are encoded in one region of Asticcacaulis excentricus CB 48:
- a CDS encoding Ldh family oxidoreductase: MTDNVSLTLDDARALSLRTLIGNGFSEAHAEVITATILAGQRDECHSHGLYRLLVCVATRRAGKVSNAEPLISDAAPGLVRADARGAYSLLALARGLPLLAQKARTQGVAALAINHCYHFSALWPEVEAIAAEGLVGLAMTPSHAWVAPHGGTKGVFGTNPLAFAWPRPQGEPFVFDFATSAVARGEIELHRRAGKPIPEGWALDSDGQPTTDAEAAMAGAMLPFGGHKGSALSAMIELMAGPLIGDFLSLESYAYDAGQGATPYHGELLLAIDPETFMGGSYSHHSGRAEALFDAIVGQGARLASQRRYEARKQTHASGRVTIPSKLYQDIRALTD; encoded by the coding sequence ATGACCGATAACGTAAGCCTAACCCTCGACGACGCCCGCGCGCTTAGCCTGCGCACCCTTATCGGCAACGGCTTCTCCGAGGCCCATGCCGAGGTGATCACCGCGACCATTCTGGCCGGGCAGCGCGACGAATGCCACTCGCACGGGCTTTACCGTCTGTTGGTCTGCGTGGCGACGCGCCGGGCGGGTAAGGTGTCGAACGCCGAACCGCTGATCAGCGATGCGGCACCGGGGCTGGTGCGGGCTGATGCACGGGGGGCCTATTCCCTGCTGGCTCTGGCGCGCGGCCTGCCGCTTCTGGCGCAAAAGGCTCGAACGCAAGGGGTTGCGGCTCTTGCCATCAATCATTGCTACCATTTTTCGGCCCTGTGGCCGGAGGTCGAAGCCATTGCCGCCGAGGGTCTGGTGGGGCTGGCCATGACGCCCAGCCACGCGTGGGTCGCGCCGCACGGCGGCACCAAAGGTGTGTTCGGGACCAATCCGTTGGCCTTTGCCTGGCCGCGTCCGCAGGGCGAGCCGTTTGTGTTCGACTTCGCCACCAGTGCCGTGGCGCGCGGTGAAATCGAACTGCACCGCCGGGCGGGCAAGCCTATCCCCGAAGGCTGGGCGCTGGATAGCGACGGCCAGCCTACGACCGATGCCGAGGCCGCCATGGCCGGGGCCATGCTGCCCTTCGGCGGGCATAAGGGCTCTGCCCTGTCGGCGATGATCGAGCTGATGGCCGGGCCGTTGATCGGGGATTTCCTCAGTCTGGAATCCTACGCCTATGATGCGGGGCAGGGGGCAACACCCTATCACGGCGAACTGCTGCTAGCCATCGACCCGGAAACCTTTATGGGAGGGTCTTACTCCCACCATTCCGGCCGGGCCGAGGCCCTGTTTGACGCCATTGTGGGGCAAGGCGCGCGCTTAGCTTCGCAACGCCGTTATGAGGCGCGTAAACAGACCCATGCGTCAGGCCGCGTGACCATCCCGTCTAAACTTTATCAGGATATTCGCGCCCTTACGGATTAG
- a CDS encoding S9 family peptidase, with the protein MMKNKITAFITSMLLLVPLAGGAPAWAAPEVVDYEKAIGLRDAWSGLTRDIAEPAQWIEGAQSFVYRKSVAGGFQFVRMDAATGQKQVAFDHDRLAAAFNAAAGTHLTGLTLPFTPPFSMTQFSDGGQKVAIRWDEAMWSCDLLAYACEKNVDRRQDRGFSGVVRDLKSPADNTPKPSPDGQWLAFVQDFNLVIRRKVGGEIMRLSIDGTQGLFYDPESIQWSPDSQKIVAFRVQPGFRREVVRVISSPSDQVQPKVDVQLYPKPGDAIDIDRPVLFDVAKRRRIEIPTDLFPNPMTTNALSWRKDSRGVRFAYDQRGHRLYRLIEADAATGQARVVAEDRSDTFINTYSRRYSYDVGGEGRELIWMSERDGWNHLYLYDATTGKVKTQITKGEYVVRQVLKVDDKARQIYFAANGMRKGEDPYFQHYYRIDFDGRNLTPLTTAAAWHDVSFSSDMQYYTDTYSRVDLPNVMELRRVADRSLVATVESGDISRLTAAGFKPPEVFTAKGRDGQTDIWGVIVRPTDFDPNKKYPVIENIYAGPHSSFVPKTFWPFGPHSSGDKVIGMQSLANMGFIVVQIDGMGTQNRSKAFHDVAWKNVQDAGFPDRIAWHKAVAAKYGSYDISRVGIYGGSAGGQNTLSALEEYPEFYKAGVAYAGCFDNRMDKIGWNEAWMGWPVDASYARASGVENAHKLKGEVLLVVGELDMNVDPASTLQVVNALIKSRKDFDLIVVPNEGHGALRNAGDVNYGLRRQYDFFIRHLQGEATPQWNAQPDTLPKPK; encoded by the coding sequence ATGATGAAGAACAAGATAACGGCGTTCATAACTTCCATGCTGCTGCTCGTGCCGCTGGCGGGGGGGGCGCCGGCATGGGCCGCGCCTGAGGTGGTCGACTATGAAAAGGCCATCGGCCTGCGCGACGCGTGGTCGGGTCTGACGCGCGATATTGCCGAGCCCGCACAGTGGATCGAGGGTGCGCAAAGCTTCGTCTACCGCAAGTCGGTCGCAGGCGGCTTTCAATTCGTCCGCATGGATGCGGCAACAGGACAAAAGCAGGTGGCCTTTGACCACGACCGTCTGGCGGCAGCCTTTAACGCCGCGGCCGGTACACACTTGACGGGCCTGACCCTGCCGTTCACGCCGCCCTTTTCGATGACGCAGTTCAGCGATGGCGGCCAAAAGGTCGCCATCCGCTGGGACGAGGCGATGTGGTCTTGCGATCTTCTGGCCTATGCGTGCGAAAAAAACGTGGACCGGCGGCAGGATCGCGGCTTTTCAGGCGTGGTGCGTGATCTCAAATCGCCCGCCGATAATACACCGAAGCCGTCGCCGGATGGTCAGTGGCTGGCCTTTGTCCAGGATTTCAACCTTGTGATCCGCCGTAAAGTCGGGGGTGAGATCATGCGCCTGTCAATAGACGGCACACAGGGGCTGTTCTACGATCCGGAGTCAATCCAGTGGTCGCCGGACTCGCAAAAGATCGTCGCCTTTCGCGTGCAGCCGGGCTTCCGCCGCGAAGTGGTGCGGGTCATCTCTTCACCCTCCGATCAGGTGCAGCCGAAGGTCGATGTGCAGCTTTACCCGAAGCCCGGCGACGCCATCGACATCGATCGTCCCGTGCTGTTCGACGTGGCGAAGCGCCGCCGGATAGAGATTCCCACCGATCTCTTCCCCAATCCGATGACAACGAACGCTCTGAGTTGGCGTAAGGACAGCCGGGGGGTACGCTTTGCCTACGATCAGCGCGGCCACCGGCTCTACCGTCTGATTGAGGCCGATGCCGCGACGGGGCAGGCGCGGGTTGTGGCCGAGGACCGCTCGGACACCTTCATCAATACCTACAGCCGGCGCTACAGCTACGATGTGGGGGGCGAAGGGCGCGAACTGATCTGGATGTCCGAACGCGACGGCTGGAACCATCTCTATCTGTATGATGCCACCACCGGCAAGGTGAAGACGCAGATCACAAAAGGCGAATATGTAGTGCGTCAGGTGCTGAAGGTCGATGACAAGGCGCGTCAGATCTATTTTGCCGCCAACGGCATGCGTAAGGGTGAAGACCCGTACTTCCAGCACTATTATCGCATTGATTTCGACGGCAGGAATCTGACGCCGCTGACCACGGCCGCGGCCTGGCACGACGTCAGCTTCTCTTCCGACATGCAGTATTATACCGACACCTATTCGCGGGTGGACCTGCCGAATGTGATGGAGCTGCGTCGGGTAGCGGACCGCAGCCTCGTCGCCACTGTCGAGAGCGGCGACATTTCACGCCTGACGGCAGCGGGCTTTAAACCGCCAGAAGTGTTCACGGCCAAGGGGCGCGATGGCCAGACCGATATCTGGGGCGTTATCGTGCGCCCGACCGATTTCGATCCGAACAAAAAATACCCGGTCATTGAAAACATCTATGCGGGGCCGCATTCGTCCTTTGTGCCCAAGACCTTCTGGCCCTTCGGCCCGCACTCCAGCGGCGACAAGGTGATCGGTATGCAGTCTTTGGCCAATATGGGCTTTATTGTCGTGCAGATCGACGGCATGGGCACGCAGAACCGTTCCAAGGCCTTCCATGATGTGGCGTGGAAGAATGTTCAGGACGCCGGTTTCCCCGATCGCATCGCCTGGCATAAGGCGGTGGCGGCCAAATACGGGTCTTACGACATCAGCCGCGTCGGCATCTATGGCGGCTCAGCGGGCGGGCAAAACACGCTGAGCGCCCTTGAGGAATATCCCGAGTTCTACAAGGCCGGCGTGGCCTATGCCGGCTGCTTCGACAACCGCATGGACAAGATCGGCTGGAACGAGGCGTGGATGGGCTGGCCGGTTGACGCCAGCTACGCCCGCGCTTCGGGGGTTGAAAATGCTCATAAACTGAAGGGCGAGGTGCTGCTGGTCGTCGGCGAACTGGACATGAATGTCGATCCGGCCTCGACGCTTCAGGTGGTCAATGCCCTGATCAAATCGCGCAAAGACTTCGACCTGATCGTGGTGCCGAACGAAGGCCACGGCGCCTTGCGCAACGCAGGCGACGTCAATTACGGCCTGCGGCGTCAGTACGACTTCTTCATCCGCCATCTGCAAGGAGAAGCGACGCCGCAATGGAATGCGCAACCCGACACCCTGCCGAAACCAAAGTGA
- a CDS encoding cupin-like domain-containing protein — translation MSEPPSPLPVYNRPDQATFDDLVRPARYPAVLKGVVADWPAVHFGLTSDEALADYLLRHDNGAPAGVYVAPPQARGTFFYGFDTHVMNFSHGPATMAEVLARLLDERGKADPLAISLQSTPVEPQMPGFGAENRLGLLPNVIPRIWIGNAVVTRTHYDLNDNIACVVAGRRRFSLFPPQQLANLYPGPYERTIGGVPVSMVDIDRPDLNRYPRYAEAQAVRVDIDLEAGDALYIPYGWWHQVRSLSPFNVLVNYWWDAAVAPDAAPSDAFLYALLAIRDLPEHERGVWRNLFGHYVFGESGDPVAHLSPRDKGLYGPLDAAMRRRLKRQLQKALEDKPNP, via the coding sequence ATGTCTGAACCGCCGTCCCCCCTGCCCGTTTATAACCGCCCGGATCAAGCCACGTTCGACGACCTTGTCCGCCCGGCGCGTTACCCCGCCGTCCTAAAAGGCGTCGTTGCGGACTGGCCTGCCGTACATTTCGGCCTGACGTCGGATGAGGCGCTGGCCGACTATCTGCTGAGGCACGACAATGGGGCCCCGGCCGGGGTCTATGTCGCGCCGCCACAGGCCAGAGGCACGTTTTTCTACGGCTTTGACACCCACGTCATGAATTTCAGCCACGGCCCAGCGACGATGGCAGAGGTTCTCGCGCGCCTGCTAGATGAGCGCGGTAAAGCTGACCCACTGGCCATCAGCCTGCAATCGACGCCTGTAGAGCCCCAGATGCCGGGCTTTGGTGCCGAGAACCGGCTTGGCCTTCTTCCCAATGTCATCCCGCGTATCTGGATCGGCAATGCCGTGGTGACGCGCACCCATTACGATCTGAACGACAATATCGCCTGCGTCGTGGCCGGGCGGCGACGCTTCAGCCTGTTCCCGCCGCAGCAGTTAGCCAACCTCTATCCCGGCCCCTATGAGCGCACCATCGGCGGCGTGCCCGTCAGCATGGTCGATATCGACCGCCCGGACCTCAACCGCTACCCGCGCTATGCCGAGGCACAGGCCGTGCGCGTCGATATAGACCTAGAGGCCGGGGATGCACTCTATATTCCCTACGGCTGGTGGCATCAGGTGCGCTCACTGTCGCCGTTTAATGTGCTTGTCAACTACTGGTGGGACGCGGCGGTTGCGCCCGACGCCGCGCCATCTGACGCCTTTTTGTACGCCCTGCTGGCCATACGCGATCTGCCTGAGCACGAACGCGGCGTCTGGCGCAACCTGTTCGGGCACTATGTGTTTGGCGAGAGTGGCGACCCGGTAGCGCACCTTAGCCCGCGCGACAAGGGCCTGTACGGCCCGCTGGACGCCGCCATGAGACGCAGGCTGAAGCGCCAGTTGCAAAAAGCCCTCGAGGACAAACCTAATCCGTAA
- the galA gene encoding beta-galactosidase GalA, with amino-acid sequence MTDLNRRRLLQTAAVTGAALTVPHAVAAPKTNEPVIDFFPQDDLGPRERLSLDLDWRFTFGHASDISRDFDYGLALRTHAKQGARVATCVGAEFDDSNWQKIDVPHDWAVALPFAQGIKGPIANGEDEPDMLAAHGYKPIGRDFPETSIGWYRRVVPVSPADKGKRLWIEFDGVFRNALIIFNGFILKRHESGYTSFQVDITDFVNTDDKPNILTVRVDATEGEGWFYEGAGIHRHVWLVKTSAVHIPQWGVCVRGNTDGTVEIETTVRNASTQSRNVKLTSAIGGKAAHDGATVEVAAGESTTVRQTLKLGDPLLWSVDTPHLYRLETTVDAGNSAQDRVVTYFGLRDIRFDAEKGFLLNEKPVKLKGTNNHQDHAGVGAAIPDALQVWRLQQLKDMGSNAFRCSHNPPTPEVLMACDRLGILVIDETRKMSSSEDGLYQLEAMIRRDRNHPSVIAWSICNEEPLQGTDRGIEVAKTMKALCKRLDPTRPVTAALDNSYGKGITSVVDVLGFNYRHHLMEKFHADYPSIPIYGSETGSTVSTRGEYVNDPDRSVLRAYDTEHPWWASTAEAYWPLFDEKAFIAGGFIWTGFDYRGEPTPYNRWPAISSQFGILDTCGFPKDNAFYYRAWWRNEPLLHLFPHWNWEGKEGQNIPVWVHSNLDAVELFVNGKSQGKKTVVKNRHLEWDVAYQPGQIQAFGYKGNKVVMKAVRETAGPATKLVLTADRTALKADGRDVAIFKVEAFDAKGRPVPKADNLVTFSLSGGGAVIGVGNGNPASHEADKASERKLFNGLAQAIVQSGRSGARITVTASAEGLKPSSVTLITA; translated from the coding sequence ATGACCGATCTCAACCGTCGCCGCCTCCTACAAACCGCCGCCGTCACCGGGGCGGCCCTGACGGTACCGCACGCCGTTGCGGCACCGAAGACGAATGAACCCGTCATCGATTTTTTCCCGCAGGACGACCTCGGCCCGCGTGAACGCCTGTCGCTCGATCTCGACTGGCGCTTCACCTTTGGCCACGCCAGCGATATTAGCCGCGATTTCGACTATGGTCTGGCGCTACGTACCCATGCCAAGCAAGGCGCGCGCGTCGCCACCTGCGTTGGCGCGGAGTTTGACGATTCCAACTGGCAAAAGATTGACGTGCCGCACGACTGGGCTGTCGCCCTGCCCTTTGCACAAGGCATCAAAGGCCCCATCGCCAATGGCGAGGATGAGCCCGACATGCTGGCGGCGCATGGCTATAAACCCATCGGACGCGACTTCCCCGAAACCTCTATCGGCTGGTATCGCCGCGTGGTGCCCGTCTCCCCTGCGGATAAGGGCAAGCGTCTGTGGATCGAGTTCGACGGTGTGTTCCGCAACGCGCTAATCATCTTCAACGGCTTTATCCTGAAACGGCATGAGAGCGGCTACACCTCGTTTCAGGTCGATATCACCGACTTCGTCAATACGGACGACAAGCCCAATATCCTGACCGTGCGCGTCGATGCGACCGAAGGTGAAGGCTGGTTCTACGAAGGCGCGGGTATCCACCGCCATGTCTGGCTGGTGAAGACGAGTGCCGTGCATATCCCGCAATGGGGCGTCTGCGTGCGCGGAAATACCGACGGCACGGTCGAGATTGAAACCACGGTGCGCAATGCCTCCACTCAGTCGCGCAACGTCAAACTCACCTCGGCCATCGGTGGCAAGGCGGCGCACGACGGAGCAACGGTTGAGGTCGCGGCGGGCGAGTCTACCACTGTTCGTCAGACGCTGAAACTGGGCGATCCCCTTCTGTGGTCCGTAGACACACCGCACCTTTATCGACTGGAAACAACCGTCGATGCGGGTAACAGCGCTCAGGACAGGGTGGTGACCTATTTCGGTCTGCGCGATATCCGCTTCGACGCTGAAAAAGGCTTCCTGCTCAATGAGAAGCCGGTCAAACTTAAAGGAACCAACAACCATCAGGACCATGCCGGGGTCGGTGCCGCCATCCCCGATGCCCTGCAAGTCTGGCGGTTGCAGCAACTGAAAGACATGGGCTCCAACGCCTTTCGCTGCTCGCACAATCCGCCGACGCCCGAAGTGCTGATGGCCTGCGACCGGCTGGGCATCCTCGTCATCGACGAAACGCGCAAGATGTCGTCGTCCGAAGACGGCCTCTATCAACTTGAGGCCATGATCCGCCGCGACCGCAACCATCCGTCGGTCATCGCCTGGTCGATCTGCAACGAAGAACCGCTGCAGGGCACCGATCGCGGCATTGAAGTCGCCAAAACCATGAAGGCTCTGTGCAAGCGCCTTGACCCCACCCGTCCGGTGACGGCGGCGCTCGACAATTCCTACGGCAAGGGCATCACCTCGGTCGTCGATGTGCTGGGCTTCAACTATCGCCATCACCTGATGGAAAAGTTCCACGCCGACTATCCAAGCATTCCTATCTATGGCTCGGAAACCGGATCTACCGTTTCGACACGCGGCGAGTACGTCAATGACCCGGACCGCTCGGTGCTGCGGGCCTATGATACCGAGCATCCATGGTGGGCCTCGACCGCCGAAGCCTACTGGCCTCTGTTCGATGAGAAGGCCTTTATCGCGGGCGGCTTTATATGGACGGGCTTTGATTATCGCGGCGAGCCGACGCCCTATAACCGCTGGCCGGCCATCTCGTCACAATTCGGCATTCTGGACACCTGCGGCTTCCCGAAGGACAATGCCTTCTATTACCGCGCTTGGTGGAGAAATGAGCCGCTTTTGCACCTGTTCCCGCACTGGAACTGGGAAGGCAAGGAAGGGCAAAACATACCCGTCTGGGTGCATTCGAATCTCGATGCTGTCGAACTGTTCGTTAATGGCAAGTCACAAGGCAAGAAGACCGTCGTCAAAAATCGGCACCTCGAATGGGATGTGGCTTATCAGCCGGGCCAGATTCAGGCCTTTGGTTATAAGGGCAACAAGGTCGTCATGAAGGCTGTGCGCGAAACCGCCGGGCCCGCGACTAAGCTCGTTCTGACGGCGGACCGCACCGCGCTCAAAGCCGATGGCCGCGATGTGGCTATCTTTAAGGTCGAAGCCTTTGACGCCAAGGGGCGCCCGGTGCCCAAGGCCGACAATCTGGTGACCTTCTCCCTGTCCGGCGGCGGAGCTGTGATCGGCGTCGGCAACGGTAATCCGGCCAGTCATGAGGCCGATAAGGCCTCTGAGCGCAAGCTGTTCAACGGTCTGGCGCAGGCCATTGTGCAATCCGGCCGTTCGGGCGCGCGCATCACAGTGACGGCCTCAGCGGAGGGTTTGAAGCCTTCGAGCGTGACCCTGATCACCGCTTAG
- a CDS encoding TonB-dependent receptor produces MIQLSGASRAALIAALSVSAAYSAPAFAQTKAFAIPAQPAAKGVQAFAQQSGLQLLASADDLNGLRTNAVEGTLPVDKALAQLISGTGLSLKSNDGRAAVLVRASATSIERTADTAQAEAPADVPEEVTVVGIRKSLRDAIDQKRSSSGVAEFISAKEIGVLPDVTIAESLARLPGVTTSRDRGNDSQASIRGIGPRMVLGTVNGREVATSEPDRNVRWEIYPSEVVAGAAVYKSSEARLLSGGISGTVDLQTIRPLSYSGPEFVVRAGGVYYDGGKAFPGYDGLGWRASGSWVKKVNDQFAFVIGLTGQNQKNGYESFRGWGFNDDSIRAGNSTGPVIAGGPKVPTPWGAGAEAKFLDADRYSASFGAQYRPNAQFELTYDLLYSKYKIQEDQNQTWYGENNWGNWAGGNTGSFSNPVIVNGDLVGATTAWSRLMPVVARYAEDKSLLVTGLNGKWSSELWTVTADLSYSNAERENTWRAIKTEYYPSSMTWLLSEDPSITVTQQPETATLSTVAGTNDVGKVKDELTSGQVDFRREFGGDFWTSLQFGARYADRTKSEATGYTQAAGPVTASVNASTLTAYKLENFNVPAMLKGDFDALRTQVYGPNAFSLSPDQIAYNSEVSEKVGEAYVQGNFASTFIEAPVTGNVGLRVVNVDSQSSGDSRTSVWVEATPGNWVERVTLTPTTGGVSYTKVLPSASVKVQVIDNGFLKLGLARVMSRAPLNELKANRAISTSAPYTGSAGNPYLKPFEADQIDVSYEYYFRPDSLFAVAGYYKNVKNYVGYNQRSETINGNVYTLTSPINSSKGGFISGVEFTFQTPFDTFLPNVSWMDRFGIYSNLALVNSNIKEFVPAGNPLPMNGVADTTAILDLWYSDKKFEARLGAKYHSEYTAILGWDSTNLVRVMPETTLDFSAGYNVNSSVSLRFQAGNLLDTPMKVYTDYKSNRVGDMSYYGRRFLFDLTYKF; encoded by the coding sequence ATGATCCAGTTGTCCGGTGCCTCACGAGCCGCCCTGATCGCCGCGCTTAGCGTCAGTGCCGCCTACAGCGCACCCGCCTTTGCCCAAACCAAGGCCTTCGCCATCCCGGCGCAACCCGCCGCCAAGGGCGTGCAGGCCTTTGCCCAACAATCCGGTCTTCAGTTACTGGCCAGCGCCGATGACCTTAATGGTCTGCGCACCAACGCTGTCGAAGGCACCCTGCCCGTCGATAAGGCCCTTGCTCAGTTGATAAGCGGCACCGGCCTCAGCCTCAAATCGAACGATGGCCGCGCCGCCGTGCTGGTGCGCGCCTCTGCCACCAGCATTGAGCGTACCGCTGACACCGCACAGGCCGAAGCCCCCGCCGATGTGCCGGAAGAGGTGACGGTCGTCGGTATCCGCAAGTCACTGCGTGACGCCATCGATCAGAAACGCTCCAGCTCTGGTGTGGCCGAATTTATCTCGGCAAAGGAAATCGGCGTCCTGCCCGATGTCACCATCGCCGAGTCTTTGGCGCGCCTGCCGGGTGTGACCACCTCGCGCGACCGCGGCAATGACAGCCAGGCCTCGATCCGCGGCATTGGTCCGCGCATGGTGCTGGGCACGGTTAATGGCCGCGAGGTGGCCACCTCCGAGCCCGATCGCAATGTCCGCTGGGAAATCTATCCCTCGGAAGTGGTCGCCGGGGCCGCCGTTTATAAGTCCTCCGAAGCCCGCCTCCTTTCGGGCGGCATCTCGGGCACCGTTGATCTGCAAACCATCCGTCCCCTTTCCTATTCTGGTCCGGAATTCGTCGTCCGAGCTGGTGGCGTCTATTATGACGGCGGCAAGGCCTTTCCGGGCTATGACGGCCTTGGCTGGCGCGCCTCTGGCTCTTGGGTAAAAAAGGTCAATGACCAGTTCGCCTTCGTTATAGGCCTGACGGGTCAGAACCAGAAGAACGGCTATGAGAGCTTCCGAGGCTGGGGCTTCAACGACGACTCGATCCGCGCCGGCAACTCGACCGGTCCGGTCATCGCGGGCGGCCCCAAGGTGCCAACACCATGGGGCGCGGGTGCAGAAGCCAAGTTCCTTGATGCTGACCGCTATTCGGCGTCGTTTGGCGCGCAGTACCGCCCGAACGCGCAGTTTGAGCTGACCTACGACCTGCTCTATTCAAAGTATAAGATTCAGGAAGACCAGAACCAGACATGGTACGGTGAAAACAACTGGGGCAACTGGGCCGGTGGCAATACGGGCAGCTTTAGCAATCCGGTCATCGTCAATGGCGATCTGGTCGGGGCGACGACCGCGTGGTCGCGCCTGATGCCCGTCGTGGCGCGTTATGCCGAAGACAAATCGCTACTGGTCACGGGTCTGAACGGCAAGTGGTCGAGCGAGTTGTGGACCGTCACCGCCGACCTCTCCTATTCGAATGCCGAGCGTGAAAACACTTGGCGCGCCATCAAGACGGAATATTATCCGTCCAGCATGACGTGGTTGCTTAGCGAAGACCCGTCCATCACCGTTACGCAACAGCCAGAGACCGCCACCCTGTCCACCGTGGCCGGGACCAATGATGTGGGTAAGGTCAAGGACGAACTGACGTCGGGACAGGTCGATTTCCGCCGCGAATTCGGTGGTGACTTCTGGACGTCGCTACAGTTCGGCGCCCGCTATGCAGACCGCACCAAATCGGAAGCCACCGGCTATACGCAGGCCGCAGGTCCGGTTACAGCTAGCGTCAACGCTTCGACCCTGACGGCCTACAAGCTGGAAAATTTCAACGTTCCGGCCATGCTGAAGGGGGATTTCGACGCTCTGCGCACTCAGGTCTATGGTCCCAACGCCTTTAGCCTGTCGCCTGATCAGATCGCCTACAATTCCGAAGTCTCGGAAAAGGTCGGCGAAGCTTATGTGCAGGGTAACTTCGCCTCGACCTTCATCGAGGCCCCGGTCACGGGTAATGTCGGCCTGAGGGTCGTCAATGTCGATAGCCAGTCCTCAGGTGACTCGCGCACCAGCGTCTGGGTCGAAGCCACCCCCGGCAACTGGGTCGAGCGTGTGACCCTGACCCCCACCACGGGCGGCGTCAGCTACACCAAGGTCCTGCCCTCCGCCTCGGTTAAGGTGCAGGTGATCGACAACGGCTTCCTGAAGCTCGGTCTGGCCCGCGTTATGTCGCGCGCCCCGCTGAATGAGCTGAAGGCCAATCGCGCCATCTCAACCTCAGCCCCCTATACGGGCTCGGCTGGCAACCCCTATCTGAAGCCGTTTGAAGCCGATCAGATCGACGTCTCTTATGAATATTACTTCCGTCCGGATTCGCTGTTCGCGGTGGCGGGCTATTACAAAAACGTCAAGAACTATGTCGGCTATAACCAGCGCAGCGAAACGATCAACGGCAATGTCTATACCCTGACCTCGCCGATCAATTCGAGCAAGGGCGGCTTCATTTCCGGCGTCGAGTTCACCTTCCAGACGCCGTTCGACACCTTCCTACCGAACGTATCGTGGATGGACCGCTTCGGCATCTATTCCAACCTGGCTCTAGTCAATTCCAACATTAAGGAATTCGTCCCGGCAGGCAATCCGCTGCCGATGAACGGCGTGGCCGACACTACGGCCATCCTTGATCTTTGGTATTCGGACAAAAAGTTCGAAGCGCGTCTGGGCGCAAAGTACCATTCGGAATACACCGCCATCCTCGGCTGGGATTCGACCAATCTGGTGCGCGTGATGCCGGAAACGACGCTCGACTTTTCAGCCGGGTATAATGTCAACTCCAGCGTCTCGCTGCGCTTCCAGGCGGGCAACCTGCTGGATACGCCGATGAAGGTATACACGGACTATAAGTCAAACCGCGTCGGCGACATGTCCTATTATGGACGTCGCTTCCTCTTCGATCTTACCTACAAATTCTAA